A DNA window from Trichosurus vulpecula isolate mTriVul1 chromosome 2, mTriVul1.pri, whole genome shotgun sequence contains the following coding sequences:
- the LOC118838270 gene encoding histone H2AX, whose protein sequence is MSGRGKTGGKARAKAKSRSSRAGLQFPVGRVHRLLRKGHYAERVGAGAPVYLAAVLEYLTAEILELAGNAARDNKKTRIIPRHLQLAIRNDEELNKLLGGVTIAQGGVLPNIQAVLLPKKSGAITGPKAPGSSGSKKGTQASQEY, encoded by the coding sequence ATGTCGGGTCGCGGCAAGACCGGCGGGAAGGCCCGTGCCAAGGCCAAGTCTCGCTCTTCGCGAGCCGGGCTGCAGTTCCCCGTGGGCCGTGTGCACCGATTGCTGAGGAAGGGCCACTACGCGGAGCGAGTCGGGGCCGGCGCGCCCGTGTACCTGGCGGCGGTGCTGGAGTACTTGACGGCCGAGATCCTGGAGCTGGCGGGGAACGCGGCCCGGGACAACAAGAAGACCCGCATCATCCCCCGCCACCTGCAGCTGGCCATCCGTAACGACGAGGAGCTCAACAAACTCCTGGGCGGCGTGACCATCGCCCAGGGCGGCGTCCTGCCCAACATCCAGGCGGTGCTGCTGCCCAAGAAGAGCGGCGCCATCACGGGACCCAAGGCCCCGGGCAGCAGCGGCAGCAAGAAGGGCACGCAGGCCTCGCAGGAGTACTGA
- the HMBS gene encoding porphobilinogen deaminase isoform X1, which produces MSGSGDAAAGDGNSPKMRVIRVGTRKSELARIQTDSVVAMLKDLYPGLQFEIIAMSTTGDKILDTALSKIGEKSLFTKELEYALEKNEVDLVVHSLKDLPTVLPPAFTIGAVCKRESPYDAVIFHPKYAGQTLGTLPERSVVGTSSLRRAAQLQRKFPHLEFKSIRGNLNTRLRKLDEQQEFSAIILAAAGLQRMGWQSRVGQLLYPEECLYAVGQGALGVEVRAKDQEVLDLVRVLHDHETLLRCIAERAFLRHLEGGCSVPVAVHTVLKDGQLYLTGGVWSLDGSDSLKETMQTTINVSAQHEDGPDDDVQRVGITARNVSQGAQMAAENLGISLANLLLNKGAKKILDIARQLNDAH; this is translated from the exons ATGTCCGGGAGCGGAGATGCGGCCGCTGGG GACGGAAACAGCCCAAAGATGAGAGTGATCCGCGTGGGTACCCGCAAGAGTGAG CTGGCAAGGATACAGACAGACAGTGTGGTGGCTATGCTGAAGGACCTGTACCCTGGTCTGCAGTTTGAAATCA TTGCAATGTCCACCACTGGGGACAAGATCCTGGATACTGCACTGTCTAAG ATTGGGGAGAAAAGCCTATTCACTAAGGAGCTGGAGTATGCCTTGGAAAAGAACGA agtgGACCTGGTTGTGCATTCCTTGAAGGACTTGCCCACTGTACTGCCCCCAGCCTTCACTATCGGTGCCGTCTGCAA GCGGGAGAGCCCCTATGATGCTGTTATCTTCCACCCTAAATATGCTGGGCAGACCTTGGGTACCCTGCCAGAGAGGAG TGTGGTAGGGACCAGCTCCCTTCGTAGAGCAGCCCAGTTGCAGCGGAAATTTCCACATCTGGAATTCAAAAGTATT AGAGGGAATCTCAATACTAGGCTTCGGAAGCTGGATGAACAGCAGGAATTTAGTGCCATTATCCTGGCAGCAGCTGGACTGCAACGTATGGGTTGGCAGAGCCGTGTAGGGCAG CTCCTGTACCCTGAAGAATGTCTGTATGCTGTGGGCCAG GGGGCCCTGGGTGTTGAGGTCCGAGCCAAGGACCAGGAAGTGCTGGATTTGGTTCGTGTGCTACATGATCATGAGACCTTACTCCGATGTATTGCTGAGAGGGCTTTCCTGAGGCACCTG GAAGGAGGCTGCAGCGTGCCTGTGGCAGTCCACACAGTTCTCAAGGATGGGCAG CTATACCTGACTGGAGGAGTCTGGAGTCTGGATGGCTCAGATAGTCTGAAGGAAACCATGCAGACAACCATCAACGTCTCAGCCCAG CATGAAGATGGCCCAGATGATGATGTGCAGCGGGTGGGCATCACTGCTCGGAATGTATCTCAGGGAGCCCAAATGGCAGCTGAAAACCTGGGTATCAGTCTTGCCAACCTGCTGCTGAACAAGGGAGCCAAGAAGATCCTGGATATAGCAAGACAGCTCAATGATGCCCACTAA
- the HMBS gene encoding porphobilinogen deaminase isoform X2, whose protein sequence is MRVIRVGTRKSELARIQTDSVVAMLKDLYPGLQFEIIAMSTTGDKILDTALSKIGEKSLFTKELEYALEKNEVDLVVHSLKDLPTVLPPAFTIGAVCKRESPYDAVIFHPKYAGQTLGTLPERSVVGTSSLRRAAQLQRKFPHLEFKSIRGNLNTRLRKLDEQQEFSAIILAAAGLQRMGWQSRVGQLLYPEECLYAVGQGALGVEVRAKDQEVLDLVRVLHDHETLLRCIAERAFLRHLEGGCSVPVAVHTVLKDGQLYLTGGVWSLDGSDSLKETMQTTINVSAQHEDGPDDDVQRVGITARNVSQGAQMAAENLGISLANLLLNKGAKKILDIARQLNDAH, encoded by the exons ATGAGAGTGATCCGCGTGGGTACCCGCAAGAGTGAG CTGGCAAGGATACAGACAGACAGTGTGGTGGCTATGCTGAAGGACCTGTACCCTGGTCTGCAGTTTGAAATCA TTGCAATGTCCACCACTGGGGACAAGATCCTGGATACTGCACTGTCTAAG ATTGGGGAGAAAAGCCTATTCACTAAGGAGCTGGAGTATGCCTTGGAAAAGAACGA agtgGACCTGGTTGTGCATTCCTTGAAGGACTTGCCCACTGTACTGCCCCCAGCCTTCACTATCGGTGCCGTCTGCAA GCGGGAGAGCCCCTATGATGCTGTTATCTTCCACCCTAAATATGCTGGGCAGACCTTGGGTACCCTGCCAGAGAGGAG TGTGGTAGGGACCAGCTCCCTTCGTAGAGCAGCCCAGTTGCAGCGGAAATTTCCACATCTGGAATTCAAAAGTATT AGAGGGAATCTCAATACTAGGCTTCGGAAGCTGGATGAACAGCAGGAATTTAGTGCCATTATCCTGGCAGCAGCTGGACTGCAACGTATGGGTTGGCAGAGCCGTGTAGGGCAG CTCCTGTACCCTGAAGAATGTCTGTATGCTGTGGGCCAG GGGGCCCTGGGTGTTGAGGTCCGAGCCAAGGACCAGGAAGTGCTGGATTTGGTTCGTGTGCTACATGATCATGAGACCTTACTCCGATGTATTGCTGAGAGGGCTTTCCTGAGGCACCTG GAAGGAGGCTGCAGCGTGCCTGTGGCAGTCCACACAGTTCTCAAGGATGGGCAG CTATACCTGACTGGAGGAGTCTGGAGTCTGGATGGCTCAGATAGTCTGAAGGAAACCATGCAGACAACCATCAACGTCTCAGCCCAG CATGAAGATGGCCCAGATGATGATGTGCAGCGGGTGGGCATCACTGCTCGGAATGTATCTCAGGGAGCCCAAATGGCAGCTGAAAACCTGGGTATCAGTCTTGCCAACCTGCTGCTGAACAAGGGAGCCAAGAAGATCCTGGATATAGCAAGACAGCTCAATGATGCCCACTAA
- the VPS11 gene encoding vacuolar protein sorting-associated protein 11 homolog gives MAAYLQWRRFVFFDKELVKEPAVSDGAGPGSGPPRPLSLPPGITVCDSGRGSLVFGDMEGQIWFLPRSLQLTGFQAYKLRVTHLYQLKQHNILASVGEDEEGINPLVKVWNLEKRDGGNPLCTRIFPAIPGSEPTVVSCLTVHENLNFMAIGFTDGSVTLNKGDITRDRHSKTQILHKGSYPVTGLAFRQAGKTTHLFVVTTENVQSYSLSGKDYPRIELDTHGCGLRCSALSDPSQDLQFIVAGDECVYLYQPDERGPCFAFEGHKLIAHWFRGYLVIVSRDRKISPKSEFTSRDSQSSDKQILNIYDLCNKFIAYSSVFEDVVDVLAEWGSLYVLTRDGRVHVLQEKDTQTKLEMLFKKNLFEMAINLAKSQHLDSDGLAQIFMQYGDHLYSKGNHDGAVQQYIRTIGKLEPSYVIRKFLDAQRIHNLTAYLQTLHRQSLANADHTTLLLNCYTKLKDSSKLEEFIKTKSESEVHFDVETAIKVLRQAGYYSHALYLAENHAHHEWYLKVQLEDIKNYQEALQYIGKLPFEQAESNMKRYGKILMHHVPEQTTQLLKVLCTDYRPCAEAAAESDGPGCRANSEEFIPIFANNPRELKAFLEHMTEVQADSSQGVYDTLLELRLQNWAHEKDPQVKEKLHAEALSLLKSGHFANVFDKALVLCQMHDFQDGVLYLYEQGKLFQQIMHYHMQHEQYRQVIAVCERHGEQEPSLWEQALSYFARKEEDCKEYVAAVLKHIESKNLMPPLLVVQTLAHNSTATLSVIKDYLVQKLQKQSQQIEKDELRVRRYREETTRIRQEIQELKTSPKIFQKTKCSICTSALELPSVHFLCGHSFHQHCFESYSESDADCPTCLPENRKVMDMIRAQEQKRDLHDQFQHQLKYSNDSFSVIADYFGRGVFNKLTLLTDPPVGRVGTSLEAGLQRDLLMHSRRGT, from the exons ATGGCGGCTTACCTGCAGTGGCGCCGCTTCGTGTTTTTTGACAAGGAACTGGTAAAGGAGCCGGCGGTGAGCGATGGTGCCgggcctggatctgggccacccAGGCCTCTCAGCCTCCCTCCGGGCATCACCGTCTGCGATTCGGGCCGGGGGAGCTTGGTCTTTGGGG ACATGGAAGGACAGATCTGGTTTCTGCCCCGCTCCCTGCAACTCACGGGCTTCCAGGCATACAAGCTCCGGGTCACCCATTTATATCAGCTGAAACAGCACAACATCCTGGCCTCCGTGGGAGAGGACGAAGAGGGCATCAATCCCCTG GTGAAGGTCTGGAATCTGGAGAAAAGAGATGGTGGGAATCCCCTCTGCACCCGCATCTTCCCCGCCATCCCGGGGTCAGAGCCAACTGTGGTGTCCTGTTTGACGGTTCATGAGAATCTCAACTTTATGGCTATTG GCTTTACAGATGGTAGTGTTACCCTTAATAAGGGTGATATTACCAGGGACCGGCACAGCAAGACCCAGATTTTGCACAAAGGCAGCTATCCTGTCACTGGGTTGGCCTTCCGCCAGGCAGGCAAGACTACCCACTTGTTCGTGGTGACCACAGAGAATGTGCAG TCCTACAGTCTGTCTGGAAAGGACTACCCTCGGATAGAGTTAGACACCCATGGCTGTGGCCTGCGCTGCTCAGCCCTAAGTGACCCTTCCCAGGACCTGCAGTTTATTGTTGCTGGGGATGAGTGTGTTTACTTATATCAGCCTGATGAGCGTGGCCCTTGCTTTGCCTTCGAGGGCCATAAGCTCATTGCCCACTGGTTCCGTGGCTATCTTGTTATTGTTTCCCGGGACCGCAAGATTTCACCCAA GTCAGAGTTCACCAGCAGGGACTCACAGAGCTCCGACAAGCAGATCCTCAACATCTATGATCTGTGCAACAAGTTCATTGCCTACAGCTCCGTCTTTGAGGATGTGGTAGACGTGCTGGCCGAGTGGGGCTCTCTGTATGTGTTGACTCGGGATGGGCGAGTCCATGTGCTTCAGGAAAAGGACACCCAGACTAAACTGGAG ATGTTGTTCAAAAAGAATCTGTTTGAGATGGCAATCAACTTGGCCAAAAGCCAACACCTGGATAGTGATGGTTTGGCACAGATCTTTATGCAGTATGGGGACCACCTCTACAGCAAGGGAAACCATGATGGCGCTGTCCAGCAGTATATCCG AACCATTGGGAAGTTGGAGCCATCCTATGTGATCCGAAAATTCTTGGATGCCCAGCGCATCCACAACTTGACTGCCTATCTACAAACCCTGCACCGGCAATCACTGGCCAATGCTGACCACACCACCCTGCTGCTCAACTGCTACACAAAGCTCAAGGACAGCTCCAAGCTAGAGGAATTCATCAAG ACAAAGAGTGAAAGTGAAGTACACTTTGATGTAGAAACGGCCATCAAGGTCCTTCGGCAGGCCGGCTACTATTCCCATGCCCTGTACTTGGCTGAGAACCACGCTCACCATGAGTGGTACCTGAAGGTCCAGCTAGAGGACATCAAG AACTATCAGGAGGCATTACAGTATATTGGAAAGCTGCCCTTTGAGCAGGCAGAAAGCAACATGAAGCGGTACGGCAAGATCCTCATGCATCATGTGCCAGAACAAACCACCCAACTGCTGAAGGTCCTGTGTACTGACTATCGGCCCTGCGCAGAGGCTGCTGCTGAGAGCGATGGACCTGGGTGCAGG GCCAATTCTGAGGAATTCATTCCTATTTTTGCCAACAACCCAAGGGAATTGAAGGCCTTCCTAGAGCATATGACTGAGGTGCAGGCAGACTCATCCCAGGGTGTCTATGATACTCTGCTAGAGCTGAGACTACAAAATTGGGCTCATGAGAAGGACCCACAG GTCAAGGAGAAGCTCCATGCTGAGGCACTCTCTCTCTTGAAGAGTGGCCACTTTGCCAATGTCTTCGATAAGGCCTTGGTTCTTTGCCAGATGCATGATTTTCAAGATGGGGTCCTATACCTCTATGAGCAAGGAAAGCT ATTCCAGCAGATCATGCATTACCATATGCAGCATGAGCAGTACCGACAGGTAATCGCTGTTTGTGAACGGCATGGGGAGCAGGAGCCCTCTCTATGGGAGCAAGCGCTCAGTTACTTTGCCCGAAAGGAAGAAGACTGCAAGGAATATGTTGCTGCTGTGCTTAAACACATCGAGAGCAAGAACCTCATGCCACCCCTCTTAG TGGTACAGACCTTGGCTCACAACTCAACTGCCACGTTGTCTGTCATCAAGGATTATCTGGTACAGAAGCTGCAAAAGCAGAGCCAACAAATTGAGAAAGATGAGCTTCGGGTGCGAAGGTACCGGGAAGAAACCACCCGAATACGCCAAGAGATCCAGGAGCTGAAGACCAG CCCAAAGATTTTCCAGAAGACAAAGTGCAGTATCTGCACCAGTGCCCTGGAGCTGCCCTCTGTCCACTTTTTGTGTGGCCATTCATTCCACCAGCACTGTTTTGAGAGCTACTCAGAAAGTGATGCTGACTGCCCCACCTGCCTCCCCGAGAACCGCAAGGTTATGGACATGATCCGGGCCCAGGAGCAAAAGCGGGATTTGCACGATCAATTTCAGCATCAG CTCAAGTACTCCAATGACAGCTTCTCTGTTATCGCTGACTACTTTGGACGTGGTGTCTTCAACAAGTTGACCCTGCTGACTGATCCACCTGTGGGCAGAGTGGGCACCAGCCTGGAGGCTGGTCTGCAGCGAGACCTGCTCATGCACTCCAGGCGGGGTACCTAA